From Candidatus Dadabacteria bacterium:
AGAATCCGAAGAAGATAGTGCTTGACATAGACATCACTGACGATCCCCTGCACGGAGAGCAGGAAGGCAGGTTCTATCATGGCTATTACAGGGAGTACTGTTACGCTCCTTCCTACATATTCTGCGGTCGTCACCTGCTGGGGTGCAGACTCAGGGAAGCGAACCAGGACTCCTCGGCGGGGGCCGTGGAGGAAATCGAAAGGATTGTCTCCCAGATTCGGGAGAAGTGGAAAAGAACTCGCATTATCATCAGAGGGGACTCGGGTTTCTGCCGGGAAGAGCTTATGAGGTGGTGTGAAGACAATGGGGTTGATTACATTTTTGGGATGTCAAAGAATCTTCGGTTGATGGGCTGGGTGAAAAAGGAAGTTCGCAAGGCCTGTATTGATCACAGGGAAAGCGGAGAAGCTTCCCGGCGTTTCAAGAGCTTCCGGTATTGTACGAAAAAGAGTTGGAGCAGGAGCCGGAGGGTAGTGTGCAAGGCTGAGCATCTTGAGAAAGGGGCCAACACCCGGTTTGTGGTGACGTCGCTTAAGCACAGTGAGTATGACGCGAAGACTCTTTACGAGAGAGTGTACTGTGCCCGCGGGGAGATGGAGAACCGGATCAAGGCTCAGCAGCTTGAGCTGTTCTCGGACCGCACTTCCACCCATTACATGCGCTCGAACCAGTTGAGGATGTACTTCTCGGCGTTTGCGTACGTACTGCTTGAGTGTCTGAGGAGAAGCGGGCTTAAGGGGACAAGGCATTACATGGCCCAGTGCGGGACAATACGGGTGAGGCTGCTCAAGGTCGGCACTTTGATACGCCAAAGCGCGCGGAGGGTATTGCTGTCGTTTGCCGAGAGCTATCCCTGCGGAGATTTGTTCCGCCATGTGCTCCGAAGACTTCAGGCGATTCCGCTCGCTCCGTAACGAATTCCAGCTTATCAGGACAGATGTTTGAAGTGAATGGGGGAGAATTGCGCCTTCATGGTGGCCGGGAGTGCAAATCCGGCTGCCGAAAGACACAAAAAGCCCGTAAACCGCTGACGTTGACCGGGAAAACGGTTCCGTCTTCAGATCAGTTCAGGAAAAACCCGGAATCCGGTCCCAAAAACTCTCCGCTTGCTCTTTTATGAGATATGCGGGCTAGATGCCGTAGTAACCCGACTCTCCGTGATCCGTTATGTCAAGACCTTCGGTTTCTTCATCCTCGGTGACCCTGAGTCCGACGAGCATGTCAACGACCTTGAGCACTATATAGCTTACTATGGCAGTGTATACAACCGCGAATATTCCCCCGTAGATCTGTATGCCTAACTGCGCCCCTATGTCGAGATCAACGATCGAACCGCCGAAAGAGTTCGAGGCAAACACTCCCACCAGGATGATTCCTACCAGACCTCCGACTCCGTGAACTCCCACGACGTCAAGCGCGTCGTCATAATTGAAACGGAACTTGATGTAAGTGGCCGCTATGTAGGCAAGCACAGAAGACGCGGCTCCTATGACTATGGCTCCAAGCGGTCCCACAGTGCCAGAGGCGGGAGTTATGGCTGCGAGACCCGCGATGGCCCCAGTCGCGAAACCAAGAGCGCTGGGCTTGCCCGACCTTACGCTTTCAAGGAATATCCAGGTGAGAGCGGCAACGCATGGAGAAATCTGGGTCACGACGACCGCCATGGCCGCCTGTCCACCGGCCGCAAGGGCGCTTCCCCCGTTAAATCCGAACCATCCGACCCAGAGCATCGCAGTACCTATCATCGTAAGAGTGAGATTGTGCGGAAGCGCAAGTTGTCTGGGGTAGCCTCTCCTGGGCCCGACCAGTATCGCTGCCACAAGGGCCGCGGTACCCGCCGTGATATGGACGACTATTCCGCCTGCAAAGTCAATCACTCCCTTGTCTCCAAGGTAGGAACCCTCCCCTCCCCAGACCATGTGCGCGATCGGGAAGTAACAGAATATCACCCAAAGGGCGGTGAACAGAAGCATAGCCGAGAACTTCATTCTCTCAGCAAACGCCCCGATTATAAGTGCCGGAGTGATAATCGCGAAGGTAAGCTGGAAGGCGAAGAACAGAACTTCGGGGATCGTCCCCGAAAGAGTATCGATACCCACACCGTTTAGAAACGCCTTTGAGAAGCCTCCCACGAAGGCGTTCATCCCGACTTCTCCCGCTACCATGCCGGTAGTGTCAAAAGCCATGCTGTAACCGAAAAACGTCCATATAACCGTTACGACTGCGGTAATGGAAAAGCACTGCATCAGCACCGAAAGAACGTTTTTTTTGCCGACCAGCCCCCCGTAGAAAAGCGCAAGCCCGGGAATCGTCATGAAAAGAACAAGCGCGGTTGAAGTCAGTATCCAGGCGGTATCGCCAGTATCAAGCTCGCTCGCCGAAGCAGGGTCGGTAAAAGAAAAGAAAGCTAAAACAAAAAAGAAAAACAAAAGTGAAAGCGTTTTTTTTAAACTCATCGCACACTCTCCTCCTCTTATTCCATATTCAAACCGCTAAGTATATCACATAATGGGACCGTAAAACGAAACTTCAGAATGTTTCATCGAGCATGCGCAACTGCTCCGGGGAAAGCCTCCATCCCGAGGCTCCGCAGTTCTCAACCGTTCTCGCCACCGAATCCGCCTTCGGAATCACGATGACGTTCTCCTGGCAAACGCACCAGTTAAGGGCAACCTGTGCCTCTGTTTTGCCTGTCTCAGCCGCTATCTGGGACAAAACACTGCCATGGCGGGATCGGCAGAGTCTTCCGGCGTCAAGCGGGGTGTAGGCCATTACGGTTACGTCATTATCCAAGCAGTAGGGAAGCAGCTCTTTTTGTATATTCCTTGATCTAAGGTTGTAGAGCACCTGGTTT
This genomic window contains:
- a CDS encoding ammonium transporter, encoding MSLKKTLSLLFFFFVLAFFSFTDPASASELDTGDTAWILTSTALVLFMTIPGLALFYGGLVGKKNVLSVLMQCFSITAVVTVIWTFFGYSMAFDTTGMVAGEVGMNAFVGGFSKAFLNGVGIDTLSGTIPEVLFFAFQLTFAIITPALIIGAFAERMKFSAMLLFTALWVIFCYFPIAHMVWGGEGSYLGDKGVIDFAGGIVVHITAGTAALVAAILVGPRRGYPRQLALPHNLTLTMIGTAMLWVGWFGFNGGSALAAGGQAAMAVVVTQISPCVAALTWIFLESVRSGKPSALGFATGAIAGLAAITPASGTVGPLGAIVIGAASSVLAYIAATYIKFRFNYDDALDVVGVHGVGGLVGIILVGVFASNSFGGSIVDLDIGAQLGIQIYGGIFAVVYTAIVSYIVLKVVDMLVGLRVTEDEETEGLDITDHGESGYYGI
- a CDS encoding IS1380 family transposase; its protein translation is NPKKIVLDIDITDDPLHGEQEGRFYHGYYREYCYAPSYIFCGRHLLGCRLREANQDSSAGAVEEIERIVSQIREKWKRTRIIIRGDSGFCREELMRWCEDNGVDYIFGMSKNLRLMGWVKKEVRKACIDHRESGEASRRFKSFRYCTKKSWSRSRRVVCKAEHLEKGANTRFVVTSLKHSEYDAKTLYERVYCARGEMENRIKAQQLELFSDRTSTHYMRSNQLRMYFSAFAYVLLECLRRSGLKGTRHYMAQCGTIRVRLLKVGTLIRQSARRVLLSFAESYPCGDLFRHVLRRLQAIPLAP